A DNA window from Andrena cerasifolii isolate SP2316 chromosome 16, iyAndCera1_principal, whole genome shotgun sequence contains the following coding sequences:
- the LOC143377705 gene encoding protein odr-4 homolog, translating into MGRTVYAEERLHNYLRSLAKPDEYAIGLILGQSTGQKDYIVHLAKTPPPLGKNVVEETLISTGANTQEDTAERYIKSVKDIPESWVADHAKYVTRMLPGGMRVLGTFVVGPQDIINDNANIQKLRSILAAIYKNLSHNTFLCGNKNQEHLILSFNSITQKYICKSVETTKTGMLKPADWKFQMKATKWHQLEALVDFDRLFLIAANKDPETLKKQLQDILTSISDVIDSSLIVIEGEVRSPDDTLEVISKSRKDEKGFKSDEKSSNNKAIQINLYVPCQEKNNNSDVKITPCNASIRLVGQLVSRTFLHQKANVEEANAAVKQDIIRSLASRLEMHWDSLIEEENGSPEENITLHEPPRRVLIALPESKVTLSDYLFPGEGPQEALLSLQELLDLEVQESNVQKDIEVQADPTEFYCQSEIDVKPVDLGKELSENHQTKIYIAGISIAILILIIAIVTHTLY; encoded by the exons AGTACTGGGCAAAAAGATTACATCGTGCACTTAGCAAAGACCCCGCCTCCACTAGGAAAAAATGTGGTGGAGGAAACGTTGATTAGTACTGGAGCGAATACTCAGGAAGACACTGCTGAAAGGTATATTAAATCAGTGAAGGATATACCAGAGAGCTGGGTAGCGGATCATGCTAAATAT GTGACCAGAATGTTACCAGGGGGGATGAGGGTGCTTGGTACATTTGTTGTTGGTCCTCAGGATATCATAAACGATAATGCGAACATACAAAAACTGAGATCCATTCTTGCCGCAATATATAAGAACTTGTCGCATAATACGTTCCTTTGCGGAAATAAGAACCAGGAGCACCTTATTTTAAGTTTCAATAGCATTACACAAAA ATATATTTGTAAATCTGTAGAAACTACTAAGACTGGAATGTTAAAGCCAGCGGACTGGAAGTTTCAAATGAAAGCTACCAAGTGGCATCAACTTGAGGCTCTTGTAGATTTCGATCGTTTGTTTCTCATCGCTGCTAACAAAGATCCTGAAACTCTTAAAAAGCAGCTACAG GATATTTTGACAAGCATATCGGACGTGATCGACTCTTCCCTTATTGTTATTGAAGGGGAAGTACGATCCCCGGACGATACGTTGGAAGTAATTAGCAAAAGTAGAAAAGATGAGAAAGGTTTTAAGAGCGACGAAAAGAGTAGTAATAACAAAGCGATTCAAATTAACTTGTATGTTCCATGT CAAGAAAAGAATAATAACTCAGACGTGAAGATAACACCGTGCAATGCATCGATACGCTTGGTCGGGCAATTAGTGAGCAGAACGTTTCTTCACCAAAAAGCCAATGTCGAGGAAGCTAATGCGGCCGTGAAACAAGACATAATAAGGTCACTGGCAAGTAGATTAGAAATGCATTGGGACAGTTTGATCGAAGAAGAAAATGGATCTCCAGAAG AGAATATAACGTTACACGAACCCCCAAGGAGAGTATTAATAGCATTACCAGAAAGTAAAGTAACATTATCGGACTACCTATTTCCTGGCGAAGGTCCTCAAGAAGCTCTTCTGTCGTTGCAAGAACTTCTGGACTTAGAAGTTCAAGAAAGTAATGTTCAGAAAGACATAGAGGTCCAAGCTG ATCCCACAGAGTTTTATTGCCAAAGTGAAATTGACGTAAAACCCGTTGATCTTGGTAAAGAGCTGTCTGAGAATCACCAAACGAAAATATACATCGCTGGGATTAGTATCGCGATTTTAATTTTGATCATTGCTATCGTAACGCATACATTATATTGA
- the App gene encoding palmitoyltransferase app isoform X2 has translation MPHITRKWELFPGRNRFCCDGRVMMAPQTGIFYVTVCLIAGTSGLFFAVDCPFLAVHITPAIPVIGGLLFIFVMSALFRTSFSDPGVIPRATPDEAAYIEKQIEVPNDGNSKMYRPPPRTKEVLVKGQPVKLKYCFTCKIFRPPRASHCSLCDNCVERFDHHCPWVGNCVGRRNYRYFYAFIVSLAFLCVFIVACAVTHLIMLTRDGRPFLEAVRVSPGSVVVGVICFFSVWSILCLAGFHTYLTTSNQTTNEDIKGSFSIKRGQESFNPYSQGNICGNCFYVLCGPAPPSLIDRRGIVTPEYRAEQERVSDDSVITNNKTYGTVKIVQPQSNGTTVQTNPSTTDLTGSMNNLVTGQHSPQIESINGSTTNSVSQLVTNEVPLASLNIAPIDIDEIAPLPSRQSVVVSSTLDTSSIPSVTVTTPLSASRLRLLQDTTMIESALDLDSLEDASVGRGSQAGLIKMGAV, from the exons ATGCCGCACATCACAAGGAAGTGGGAGCTATTCCCAGGCAGAAACAGATTCTGCTGCGACGGCAGAGTGATGATGGCACCGCAGACCGGGATCTTCTACGTAACCGTGTGTCTCATCGCTGGAACCAGTGGACTGTTTTTTGCTGTTGA CTGTCCATTCCTAGCGGTTCACATAACACCTGCTATACCAGTTATTGGAGGtctgttatttatttttgtaatgtcTGCTTTATTCAGAACAAGCTTCAGTGATCCTGGAGTTATTCCAAGAGCGACGCCTGATGAAGCTGCCTACATCGAGAAACAAATTG AGGTACCAAATGATGGTAATTCTAAAATGTATAGACCCCCGCCTAGAACGAAAGAGGTGTTAGTCAAAGGGCAGCCAGTGAAATTGAAATACTGTTTTACCTGTAAAATATTCAGACCTCCGAGAGCTTCGCATTGTAGTTTATGCGACAATTGCGTAG AGAGGTTCGACCATCATTGTCCATGGGTTGGAAACTGCGTGGGCAGACGAAATTACAGATACTTTTATGCCTTTATCGTATCTCTTGCATTTCTTTGCGTTTTTATAGTCGCGTGTGCCGTTACACATTTAATTATGC TCACAAGAGACGGCAGGCCATTTTTAGAGGCAGTGAGAGTATCTCCTGGAAGCGTCGTCGTAGGTGTTATATGTTTCTTCTCCGTTTGGAGTATCCTTTGCCTTGCTGGTTTCCATACATATTTAACTACTAGCAACCAAACGACTAACGAAGAT ATCAAGGGATCATTTTCCATCAAAAGGGGGCAAGAGAGTTTTAATCCTTATAGCCAAGGAAATATTTGTGGGAATTGTTTTTATGTGTTATGTGGACCTGCGCCGCCTAGCCTAATTG ACCGAAGAGGTATAGTGACACCCGAGTATCGTGCGGAACAAGAAAGAGTTAGTGACGACAGTGTAATCACTAACAACAAAACATACGGGACCGTGAAAATTGTGCAACCGCAG TCCAATGGTACAACTGTTCAAACGAATCCCAGCACAACAGATCTCACTGGTTCGATGAACAATCTCGTTACCGGTCAGCATTCACCGCAAATCGAATCGATAAACG GTAGCACCACGAACAGCGTGAGCCAACTTGTTACTAATGAAGTACCACTAGCGTCACTTAATATAGCTCCAATTGATATTGATGAAATTGCACCGCTGCCTTCCCGTCAGAGCGTCGTGGTCTCTTCCACGTTGGATACGTCCTCTATACCTTCGGTAACCGTAACAACACCTTTGTCCGCATCCAGACTTAGATTGTTACAAGACACGACCATGATAGAGTCCGCTTTAGACCTAGATTCGCTGGAAGACGCCAGCGTGGGTAGAGGGAGTCAAGCGGGACTCATAAAAATGGGGGCAGTAtaa
- the App gene encoding palmitoyltransferase app isoform X1, translated as MPHITRKWELFPGRNRFCCDGRVMMAPQTGIFYVTVCLIAGTSGLFFAVDCPFLAVHITPAIPVIGGLLFIFVMSALFRTSFSDPGVIPRATPDEAAYIEKQIEVPNDGNSKMYRPPPRTKEVLVKGQPVKLKYCFTCKIFRPPRASHCSLCDNCVERFDHHCPWVGNCVGRRNYRYFYAFIVSLAFLCVFIVACAVTHLIMLTRDGRPFLEAVRVSPGSVVVGVICFFSVWSILCLAGFHTYLTTSNQTTNEDIKGSFSIKRGQESFNPYSQGNICGNCFYVLCGPAPPSLIDRRGIVTPEYRAEQERVSDDSVITNNKTYGTVKIVQPQSNGTTVQTNPSTTDLTGSMNNLVTGQHSPQIESINGELSLLRHTVCYPEDLSKYPCQYINDTYAPTYPLQHCFQEPVKNVKYETERGNPDFQKYPCRCEENLNKYPHRCREEYHRCSDNNLMYDQCVGDQKYGIDLQKYPQRYSEDPLRYKLDDTSVYTDLQKFPQCYSEDPLRFAQPQHALKYNNLRCTVHGLKYPVSKHLLPTVVMPRILGPGGMPIIGQNAIGLAVNAFGSGPLTNNFSYAENSLCRNDGAEHDFLNQRFITSSMSDNDDI; from the exons ATGCCGCACATCACAAGGAAGTGGGAGCTATTCCCAGGCAGAAACAGATTCTGCTGCGACGGCAGAGTGATGATGGCACCGCAGACCGGGATCTTCTACGTAACCGTGTGTCTCATCGCTGGAACCAGTGGACTGTTTTTTGCTGTTGA CTGTCCATTCCTAGCGGTTCACATAACACCTGCTATACCAGTTATTGGAGGtctgttatttatttttgtaatgtcTGCTTTATTCAGAACAAGCTTCAGTGATCCTGGAGTTATTCCAAGAGCGACGCCTGATGAAGCTGCCTACATCGAGAAACAAATTG AGGTACCAAATGATGGTAATTCTAAAATGTATAGACCCCCGCCTAGAACGAAAGAGGTGTTAGTCAAAGGGCAGCCAGTGAAATTGAAATACTGTTTTACCTGTAAAATATTCAGACCTCCGAGAGCTTCGCATTGTAGTTTATGCGACAATTGCGTAG AGAGGTTCGACCATCATTGTCCATGGGTTGGAAACTGCGTGGGCAGACGAAATTACAGATACTTTTATGCCTTTATCGTATCTCTTGCATTTCTTTGCGTTTTTATAGTCGCGTGTGCCGTTACACATTTAATTATGC TCACAAGAGACGGCAGGCCATTTTTAGAGGCAGTGAGAGTATCTCCTGGAAGCGTCGTCGTAGGTGTTATATGTTTCTTCTCCGTTTGGAGTATCCTTTGCCTTGCTGGTTTCCATACATATTTAACTACTAGCAACCAAACGACTAACGAAGAT ATCAAGGGATCATTTTCCATCAAAAGGGGGCAAGAGAGTTTTAATCCTTATAGCCAAGGAAATATTTGTGGGAATTGTTTTTATGTGTTATGTGGACCTGCGCCGCCTAGCCTAATTG ACCGAAGAGGTATAGTGACACCCGAGTATCGTGCGGAACAAGAAAGAGTTAGTGACGACAGTGTAATCACTAACAACAAAACATACGGGACCGTGAAAATTGTGCAACCGCAG TCCAATGGTACAACTGTTCAAACGAATCCCAGCACAACAGATCTCACTGGTTCGATGAACAATCTCGTTACCGGTCAGCATTCACCGCAAATCGAATCGATAAACGGTGAGTTGAGTCTGCTAAGGCACACTGTATGCTATCCCGAGGATTTGTCCAAGTATCCGTGCCAGTACATTAACGACACTTACGCCCCGACGTATCCCCTGCAGCACTGTTTTCAGGAGCctgtaaaaaatgtaaagtacgAAACAGAAAGGGgcaatccagattttcaaaagtaTCCGTGTAGGTGCGAGGAGAACTTGAATAAGTATCCTCACAGGTGTAGGGAAGAGTATCATAGATGTtcagataataatttaatgtatgatCAGTGTGTCGGGGATCAGAAGTACGGTATCGATCTTCAGAAATATCCGCAAAGGTACTCCGAGGATCCTTTACGGTATAAGCTTGACGACACGAGCGTCTACACTGATTTACAAAAGTTCCCGCAATGCTATTCCGAAGATCCATTGCGATTCGCCCAACCGCAGCATGCtcttaaatacaataatttgagATGCACTGTTCATGGCTTAAAGTATCCAGTATCGAAACATCTCCTGCCGACGGTGGTGATGCCGCGAATATTAGGGCCCGGGGGGATGCCGATTATCGGCCAGAACGCGATAGGGCTCGCAGTGAATGCTTTCGGTTCAGGACCATTGACCAATAACTTCTCTTACGCGGAGAACTCTTTATGTCGGAACGATGGCGCCGAACATGATTTTCTAAACCAGAGATTTATCACGAGCTCGATGAGCGACAATGACGATATTTAA
- the LOC143377704 gene encoding uncharacterized protein LOC143377704 isoform X3, translated as MSSEKMAIAASENYQLKWHSYGAHLHSSVATLLHSESFADVLLATSCGRHVAAHRFVLAACSSYLSHIFQTCHFGANTNAPIIVVLPTEIGYRTLKILIQYMYSGEATVTNDQLEGVLKAGDILRVRGLWRSNTGSKKENIQSNNQKVDRDKREQPPLTGQIQKIKLVQPTTEKAAENAQQQTTPVQNNVQPQKPTSERKSIEKADDKTSEPETKKVLEENKSNEQNKNKENLEANAKKRKTINSDVESNKSKSEDGENTELNLELLVKDEPIWEETIDPSESLTIDHEIDIKPEIVHSADEEEEYTPLTCDMCSQTFNRPSDWVRHIEFTHADMTENRRKKRKDDVDDDSKDFPPLKCDLCGNMYSTPQEWVRHIQTEHTEEQLALMNNSAPPKPKRVHSHQKLCNICQKEFPSHASMVIHQRTHTGEKPFLCSYCKKGFNVKSNLLRHLRTLHDKLKE; from the exons ATGTCGTCAG AAAAAATGGCCATCGCTGCTTCGGAGAATTATCAACTCAAGTGGCACAGCTATGGCGCGCATCTGCACAGCTCTGTCGCGACGTTACTCCACTCAGAATCCTTCGCAGATGTTCTGTTGGCGACGTCTTGTGGCCGGCACGTGGCTGCCCATCGATTCGTCCTAGCCGCTTGCTCATCGTACCTTAGTCACATTTTTCAAACATGTCATTTCGGGGCGAACACGAATGCCCCAATTATTGTG GTACTACCAACGGAGATCGGCTATCGCACGCTGAAAATCCTGATTCAATACATGTACAGCGGCGAGGCGACCGTGACGAACGATCAGTTGGAGGGTGTATTAAAGGCGGGAGATATTCTGCGTGTCCGTGGCTTATGGAGATCCAACACCGGCAGCAAAAAGGAGAACATCCAGTCGAACAACCAGAAGGTCGACCGGGACAAACGGGAGCAGCCGCCGTTGACCGGGCAAATACAGAAGATCAAGCTGGTGCAGCCGACGACGGAGAAGGCGGCCGAGAATGCGCAACAGCAGACCACGCCGGTGCAGAACAACGTGCAACCACAGAAACCTACCTCAGAGAGAAAGAGTATCGAGAAGGCCGACGATAAAACCAGCGAGCCTGAGACGAAGAAGGTGTTGGAGGAGAATAAAAGTAACGAGCAGAATAAGAATAAGGAGAACCTGGAGGCGAACGCGAAGAAAAGGAAAACCATCAACAGCGACGTAGAGTCCAATAAATCTAAAAGCGAGGACGGCGAAAAT ACCGAGTTGAACCTGGAGCTTTTGGTAAAAGACGAGCCGATCTGGGAGGAAACTATCGATCCATCGGAATCACTGACTATAGATCATGAGATTGATATCAAACCT GAAATTGTACACAGtgcggacgaggaagaggagtaCACGCCATTAACGTGCGACATGTGTAGTCAGACGTTTAATCGGCCATCGGACTGGGTGAGACACATTGAATTTACACACGCTGACATGACTGAAAAtcgaaggaaaaaaaggaag GACGATGTGGATGACGATAGCAAAGACTTTCCGCCGTTAAAATGTGATCTCTGTGGTAACATGTACTCAACGCCTCAAGAATGGGTACGCCACATACAAACGGAGCACACGGAGGAGCAACTGGCCTTGATGAACAACTCGGCGCCACCTAAGCCAAAAAGGGTTCACAGTCATCAAAAGTTGTGCAACATTTGTCAAAAGGAATTTCCGAGTCACGCGTCGATGGTAATTCACCAACGAACGCATACAGGGGAGAAGCCTTTTCTTTGTTCCTATTGTAAAAAAGGCTTTAACGT
- the LOC143377704 gene encoding uncharacterized protein LOC143377704 isoform X1: MSSEKMAIAASENYQLKWHSYGAHLHSSVATLLHSESFADVLLATSCGRHVAAHRFVLAACSSYLSHIFQTCHFGANTNAPIIVVLPTEIGYRTLKILIQYMYSGEATVTNDQLEGVLKAGDILRVRGLWRSNTGSKKENIQSNNQKVDRDKREQPPLTGQIQKIKLVQPTTEKAAENAQQQTTPVQNNVQPQKPTSERKSIEKADDKTSEPETKKVLEENKSNEQNKNKENLEANAKKRKTINSDVESNKSKSEDGENTELNLELLVKDEPIWEETIDPSESLTIDHEIDIKPEIVHSADEEEEYTPLTCDMCSQTFNRPSDWVRHIEFTHADMTENRRKKRKDDVDDDSKDFPPLKCDLCGNMYSTPQEWVRHIQTEHTEEQLALMNNSAPPKPKRVHSHQKLCNICQKEFPSHASMVIHQRTHTGEKPFLCSYCKKGFNVKSNLLRHLRTLHDKYVHPSLYGSNGNTNA, from the exons ATGTCGTCAG AAAAAATGGCCATCGCTGCTTCGGAGAATTATCAACTCAAGTGGCACAGCTATGGCGCGCATCTGCACAGCTCTGTCGCGACGTTACTCCACTCAGAATCCTTCGCAGATGTTCTGTTGGCGACGTCTTGTGGCCGGCACGTGGCTGCCCATCGATTCGTCCTAGCCGCTTGCTCATCGTACCTTAGTCACATTTTTCAAACATGTCATTTCGGGGCGAACACGAATGCCCCAATTATTGTG GTACTACCAACGGAGATCGGCTATCGCACGCTGAAAATCCTGATTCAATACATGTACAGCGGCGAGGCGACCGTGACGAACGATCAGTTGGAGGGTGTATTAAAGGCGGGAGATATTCTGCGTGTCCGTGGCTTATGGAGATCCAACACCGGCAGCAAAAAGGAGAACATCCAGTCGAACAACCAGAAGGTCGACCGGGACAAACGGGAGCAGCCGCCGTTGACCGGGCAAATACAGAAGATCAAGCTGGTGCAGCCGACGACGGAGAAGGCGGCCGAGAATGCGCAACAGCAGACCACGCCGGTGCAGAACAACGTGCAACCACAGAAACCTACCTCAGAGAGAAAGAGTATCGAGAAGGCCGACGATAAAACCAGCGAGCCTGAGACGAAGAAGGTGTTGGAGGAGAATAAAAGTAACGAGCAGAATAAGAATAAGGAGAACCTGGAGGCGAACGCGAAGAAAAGGAAAACCATCAACAGCGACGTAGAGTCCAATAAATCTAAAAGCGAGGACGGCGAAAAT ACCGAGTTGAACCTGGAGCTTTTGGTAAAAGACGAGCCGATCTGGGAGGAAACTATCGATCCATCGGAATCACTGACTATAGATCATGAGATTGATATCAAACCT GAAATTGTACACAGtgcggacgaggaagaggagtaCACGCCATTAACGTGCGACATGTGTAGTCAGACGTTTAATCGGCCATCGGACTGGGTGAGACACATTGAATTTACACACGCTGACATGACTGAAAAtcgaaggaaaaaaaggaag GACGATGTGGATGACGATAGCAAAGACTTTCCGCCGTTAAAATGTGATCTCTGTGGTAACATGTACTCAACGCCTCAAGAATGGGTACGCCACATACAAACGGAGCACACGGAGGAGCAACTGGCCTTGATGAACAACTCGGCGCCACCTAAGCCAAAAAGGGTTCACAGTCATCAAAAGTTGTGCAACATTTGTCAAAAGGAATTTCCGAGTCACGCGTCGATGGTAATTCACCAACGAACGCATACAGGGGAGAAGCCTTTTCTTTGTTCCTATTGTAAAAAAGGCTTTAACGT
- the LOC143377704 gene encoding uncharacterized protein LOC143377704 isoform X2, which yields MAIAASENYQLKWHSYGAHLHSSVATLLHSESFADVLLATSCGRHVAAHRFVLAACSSYLSHIFQTCHFGANTNAPIIVVLPTEIGYRTLKILIQYMYSGEATVTNDQLEGVLKAGDILRVRGLWRSNTGSKKENIQSNNQKVDRDKREQPPLTGQIQKIKLVQPTTEKAAENAQQQTTPVQNNVQPQKPTSERKSIEKADDKTSEPETKKVLEENKSNEQNKNKENLEANAKKRKTINSDVESNKSKSEDGENTELNLELLVKDEPIWEETIDPSESLTIDHEIDIKPEIVHSADEEEEYTPLTCDMCSQTFNRPSDWVRHIEFTHADMTENRRKKRKDDVDDDSKDFPPLKCDLCGNMYSTPQEWVRHIQTEHTEEQLALMNNSAPPKPKRVHSHQKLCNICQKEFPSHASMVIHQRTHTGEKPFLCSYCKKGFNVKSNLLRHLRTLHDKYVHPSLYGSNGNTNA from the exons ATGGCCATCGCTGCTTCGGAGAATTATCAACTCAAGTGGCACAGCTATGGCGCGCATCTGCACAGCTCTGTCGCGACGTTACTCCACTCAGAATCCTTCGCAGATGTTCTGTTGGCGACGTCTTGTGGCCGGCACGTGGCTGCCCATCGATTCGTCCTAGCCGCTTGCTCATCGTACCTTAGTCACATTTTTCAAACATGTCATTTCGGGGCGAACACGAATGCCCCAATTATTGTG GTACTACCAACGGAGATCGGCTATCGCACGCTGAAAATCCTGATTCAATACATGTACAGCGGCGAGGCGACCGTGACGAACGATCAGTTGGAGGGTGTATTAAAGGCGGGAGATATTCTGCGTGTCCGTGGCTTATGGAGATCCAACACCGGCAGCAAAAAGGAGAACATCCAGTCGAACAACCAGAAGGTCGACCGGGACAAACGGGAGCAGCCGCCGTTGACCGGGCAAATACAGAAGATCAAGCTGGTGCAGCCGACGACGGAGAAGGCGGCCGAGAATGCGCAACAGCAGACCACGCCGGTGCAGAACAACGTGCAACCACAGAAACCTACCTCAGAGAGAAAGAGTATCGAGAAGGCCGACGATAAAACCAGCGAGCCTGAGACGAAGAAGGTGTTGGAGGAGAATAAAAGTAACGAGCAGAATAAGAATAAGGAGAACCTGGAGGCGAACGCGAAGAAAAGGAAAACCATCAACAGCGACGTAGAGTCCAATAAATCTAAAAGCGAGGACGGCGAAAAT ACCGAGTTGAACCTGGAGCTTTTGGTAAAAGACGAGCCGATCTGGGAGGAAACTATCGATCCATCGGAATCACTGACTATAGATCATGAGATTGATATCAAACCT GAAATTGTACACAGtgcggacgaggaagaggagtaCACGCCATTAACGTGCGACATGTGTAGTCAGACGTTTAATCGGCCATCGGACTGGGTGAGACACATTGAATTTACACACGCTGACATGACTGAAAAtcgaaggaaaaaaaggaag GACGATGTGGATGACGATAGCAAAGACTTTCCGCCGTTAAAATGTGATCTCTGTGGTAACATGTACTCAACGCCTCAAGAATGGGTACGCCACATACAAACGGAGCACACGGAGGAGCAACTGGCCTTGATGAACAACTCGGCGCCACCTAAGCCAAAAAGGGTTCACAGTCATCAAAAGTTGTGCAACATTTGTCAAAAGGAATTTCCGAGTCACGCGTCGATGGTAATTCACCAACGAACGCATACAGGGGAGAAGCCTTTTCTTTGTTCCTATTGTAAAAAAGGCTTTAACGT